The window CTATCTAGAGAGCGTTAAGCAAGATGGCGGTATCGGCTATGGCGTGAGGTATTTAAACAAAGATACTACTGATAGTTATCGAGCAAGTGCAACGTTTAACTATCTCGGCCAGTACTCAAGTGACGGGTTTGCACACTGGTGTACGCCTATCGAAGACGGAAGCCTACCTCAATCTGGACTCAATAAGATGTTGACGCCACTTGTCGTCAATTCTCAGGTTGTGTCTGGGCAGTTAAGCCTGTCATGGGAATTTGCGGAAACGCACTATTCACTGGACGATATTCAACAAATAGCCGAGCGCTATGTCGAGCGTTTAACGGTGCTTGTCAGTGCTATGAATAAAGAACGCAAGACATTAAATACCAATCAATGCTCCGCGAATCCACGGCTCGTGGAAAAACTCAATGACACGACTGACGAAAATGAGCCCCTATTCTGTATTCACCCGGTAACGGGTCGTGTGACGGGCTACCAGAGACTCGCACAAGCGCTTGAAGGCGATAGAAGCGTATTTGGCATAAAGTCACAGAGCTTTATATCAGAGAATTTATTTGATTCCTCGTTTAATGATATGGCCGACACCTACTACCAAACGATCAAACAGATCCAGCCTCATGGCCCTTATCGATTAGTTGGATGGTCATTGGGCGGGGCACTCGTTCAGGAAATCTCACTACGTTTAGAGAAGAATGGTGACGATATTGCATTCGTCGGGTTACTCGATTGCTATGTGCCAGGGACTGAAATTACTGAAGATCAGTGGGACTCACCAACCTCAAAAACCAAACTAATAGAGCATATTTCATTGCTGCTTGGTTCAATTACGGAAGCGCAAGGGCAGCGATGTTTACAGTTGCTCGATTCTGCGCCTCCTCCAAGGTGGCCAGAAGTTTTTAATACATGGTTAGCGGAAAATAACTTCGACCACTACATGGCGGACAACGCAAAACAAATGCTTTATAGCTGGGCTGTTGAACAACACATGCGTGCTTTGTGTCGTGGTTATCAATTACCAAGCATAAAAACCCAGTTGCATTGTTGGTGGGCAGGGCAACCAAATGGGCGCTCAGAGCTGTTATCAAAAGGGTTGAATAAGCATAACGAACTCCAATATTCCGTTGTTGTAGATACTGATCATTTAGGAATTGTGCAGAACAATAAAGTAATCAAAGACTTATACAGGCATTTGTATTGTGAATAATTTTATAAATATCTATTGCTGAGATGTTTTTTTTTGAAAATTACGTGGTACACTTCGTTAAATTATTAATCGCAATGATAACTATTATCGTTATTGTTTGTGCTTTTATTACAATTGGTTCATAGCCGTATTGAAGGAGAAATATATGAATCGGCACTTTATGCGCACCCCAACAGCTCTTGCGGTCGCTTTAGTTGTATCGTCAGGAATGGTTCAGGCCAACGAAGATGAAACCGTTGTTGTTATTGGTCAGCAGCTAGAAGACAGCTCAGTAGGTCCTGATTTTAGTTACGTAGGATTAAGCAGTCGAACAGCAACAAAAACAGACGTTGCGTTAGGTGAGACACCACGTGCAATTTCGATTGTGACTCGCGAACAGATGGACGATCGAGCGTCGATCAGTATTGCCGATGCATTGCAGTACACGCCGAGTATCCAAGCGAACTATTTTGGTGAAGACAATAAGCAAGATTGGTTTGTTATCCGTGGCTTTAAGCAAGCAAACAGCGGCTTGTATCAAGACGGAACGCGTTTGTACTCATCTGGCTTTTATAGTTGGCAAATCGACCCGTTTGGCTTGGAACGAGTAGAAATCTTGCGTGGTCCAGGATCAGCGCTATATGGCCAAACCCCTCCAGGTGGTGTTATTAACGTAATCAGTAAGCGTCCACAGTTTGATGGTGGCTCGGGTCAGTTTGCTATCGAATACGGTACTGACGATCGCAAGCAAATTAGCTTAGATGTGAACTCTGAAGTTAACGATAAAATGGCGTTTCGCTTACAAGCACTTGGTCGTAAAAATGGTAGCCGTGTCGATGGTGTAGAAGCTGAACGCATTTTTATCGCTCCTTCTCTGGCTTATAAATTCACAGATGACACAAAAATAACACTGCTAACTAGCTACCAGAAAGATGATTCTGACCCGTACCTCCAGTTCCTACCAATGGAAGGAACGTTAACGTCGAATCCAAATGGCACTATTAGTGATAGCACTGCGTTAGGTAATACGGATTGGGAAACGTTTGAGCGTGAACAAATCTCAGTAGGCTACGAATTTGAACATCATTTCAATGATCGTACTTATTTCATGCAAAACACACGCTACAGCCAAATGGACATTAACTTACGTCAAATGTACTACTCGCAGTATGTCGGTGATACGGCTCTAGCACCTTACGATCCAACGCGCTCTTCTATTATCCGCCAAGCATCAACTGAAGAAGGAACATCAGACGCATTTAACATCGATAATCGTTTGATCCATAAATTTACGACAGGTTCAGTTGAGCACACCTTACTGACTGGTATTGATTACCAGAGCATCGATATTGATAGTAAAGATTACGCTGCTGATCCAATCATTGGTGATGGAAACAGTCTTTTGCCTGTGCCGGGTGTAGGAAATATACCGAACCCAATCTTTAACGTGTTTGATCCGTCATACAGCACAAATGTAGCTTTGTTGAATCCAACAACATTTGCGCCACTTGATGAATCAGATCGTCAAACCACTAAAACGAAAAATAATCAATTAGGCCTTTATTTACAAGACCAAATGATGATTGCGGATAAGTGGGCGGTACAAATTGGTGTTCGTTACGATGATTCCCAAAATAAGACACATAACACGACTACTGGTGCTAAAACGAAGGTTGATAACGAAGAGTGGACAACCAACTTCGGTGTTGCTTACCTGATGGATAGTGGTTTTACACCTTATGCGAGCTATGCTCAGTCGTTCAACCCAATCATTCAGCTTGATCAAAATGGTGACCCGGCGAAACCAGAACGTGGCGAGCAATACGAAGTGGGTTTGAAATACCAACCGAGTAGTTTCGATGGCTACTTCAATATTGCCGCATTCGAAGTCTCGAAAGAAAACTTAGCGCGTCAAGTCGCAGGTCAACTAACACAAATTGGTGAAGTTCGTAATCGCGGCCTTGAGTTAGAAGCTGTCGCAAACGTAACTGAAGCATTAACCTTGATTGGTAACGTTTCATTCATCGATTCTGAAATAACTGAAGATGCGACAAGCAGTAATGTAGGCAATACGCCGTCACAAATTGCTGACCAATTGGCTTCAGCTTGGGCAAACTACCGTTTCCTAAATGGTCCACTAGATGGGTTAACTATTGGTGCGGGTGCTCGTTATGTTGGTGATTCTTACGCTGACAATACCGAGACAAACAAAGTGTCTTCTTACACGTTGTTTGACGCAACATTGAGCTACCGTATTGAAGATTATAAGTTCCAAGTTGCAGCGAAGAACTTAGCAGACAAAGAGTACGTCGCGACGTGTGATTACTACTGCTTTTACGGTGATCGCCGTAACGTGATTGCGAGTGTAACTTATGACTGGTAGCCACCAGCCTTTGAACACTCTGCCTGAGGGGCAGAGTGTTTCTTTAAGTGAGGCACAAGACCGTTACTGCGTTGAAGTCAGTTCCGGTGTGGTTGAAGTTGTGCGTGAAACAAACCAGTTCTGGCGTTTAACTCAAATGACAGCGTTAAACACGGAGCAACTTTCTGCTTTTGCACTTCTATTCTCTGCTAACCCCGAAATTCGAACGATTGAGCTTGGGCTGTTTAGAAGTGAAGTATTGGATTCTTTGTGCTTTGAAACTGCTGAGGGCTTAAAGGTGCTATGGCGTGAAGCCATTATGCAAGTTCCTGAACTTTGGCTTAAGAATCGACACCGAACGCTTTACCCCCATAAACAAATCCTCGACGCTGCAGGGTATCACCCAGCTAGACCAAAGCCCTTGTTGGGTGAGTTATATCGCCGTTATATTCCCGACCTTAACGCTGTTCTCACTCTAGAAGGCTTAGATGTCGACAAACACTTAACCTTCTTCAATAAGTGGCAAAACAGCCAGCGTGTAGCGAATTTCTGGGAGCAAACGGGCTCACTGGAAGAACACAGAAAGTACTTAGAAGAGTCAGTTAAAAACAACAAGAATCAGCTTCTTGTTGTGTGTTTAGACAATCAGCCTTTCGCTTATATCGAAGTGTACTGGACCAAAGAAGACCGAATCGCACCTTATTACGCGGCGGGAGATTATGACCGAGGTATTCATATGTTGGTCGGTGAAGAATCCCACCGTGGTGCACATAAAGTTGCTGCTTGGTTGCCTTCTGTTTGTCACTTCATCTATCTATCAGATCCCCGTACAGAAAAGATTGTTAGCGAGCCAAGAGCCGATAACGACAAGATGATCGGATATCTGCAGAAATATGGATTTGCCAAAGTAAAAGAATTTGAATTTCCGCATAAACGTGCGGCTTTAATGTGTCAGTTGAAAGACAGCTTTTTCAGTAACGAGTTCTAATAATTAAGCGGCAAGTACTGGGAAAGGGAGTCGGAATAGGGTGCTTTGTACTCAAAGAAATTATTATGAGGTTATACATGACGAAACAAATTAAGGAATATGATGTTCTCGGAGTGGGCTTTGGTCCTGCTAATTTATCGATAGCCATTGCTTTGGAAGAGCAAGCTAAAGATAAAGGCTTAAGTTATTGCTTCTTGGAGCAAAAGTCTCATTTTGAATGGCACGGCGGCATGTTGCTTGATGGAACAAGAATGCAAATCTCTTGTTTGAAAGATCTGGTGACGTTACGAAATCCAACCAGTCCATATTCATTCGTAAACTATTTACACACTAAAGACAGGCTAAACGCTTTCATCAACCTAGGCAGCATGAACCCTTCTCGTGTTGAGTTTAACGACTACCTGACTTGGGTTGCTAATCAGTTCTCAGAACGCGTAAATTACGGCCAGCGAGTGATTGATATTGAAGCGATTGACGAAAATGGTCATAGCTCCAAAGTAAAAGTGACCTCTACCGATATACATGGTAATCAGACAGTTCGAATCGCTAAGAACCTTATTGTTGGGATGGGAGGGATGCCGAAGCTTCCAAAACAGTTTGAAGGTCATGATAACGAACAAATCATCCACTCCTCGAAGTACAAAGCGTGGCGTGAAACACTTAAGCCAAACTCAGAGCCAAAAATCGCTATCGTGGGTGCTGGGCAGAGCGCCGCTGAAATATTCGTTGATCTTACAAACCGTTATGCGGATGGTGAAGTTCACATGGTTAACCGCCGCTTTGCATTGCACCCAGCTGATGACAGCCCGTTTGTAAACGAGGTGTTTGACCCTGAGTTTACCGACCATATGTACGAAAGCACACAAGAGCAACGTGACCACATCCTCTCTCGCTTTAGTGCGACCAACTATTCAGTTGTGGATACAGAGGAGCTAAACGCTATTTATGAGCTGCTTTACCTGCAGAAAGTAACTGGGGAAGGTAACCATCAACATCTACGTTGTCATGACATCCAAGAGGTCGCGCAGAAGGACGACAAAGTCGCATTGCGCTTAAATGACACGATCAACAAAACACAGGCATGGAATGAATACGATGCAATCATTCTTGCTACTGGTTATCGATACGATGAGTTCAACCAAATGCTGAGCTCAATTGAACCTTTAATTGATAGTAAATCGGTAGGTCGTTCATACCAATTAGACATGAAGCCAAGCTGTGACGTCAAAATCTTCCTACAGGGTTGTTGTGAATCTTCTCACGGCCTGAGTGACACGCTTCTTTCAGTGTTGGCTGTTCGCTCTAAAGAAATTGTGGATGCGCTTCTTTCTAGTTCTAACCAAACGGTTGAGACTGAAAAAGCGTAATCAATATTGCTACATAGCGCCGAGCCCTTTTGCTTGGCGCTAATTTGCTAGATACATCGATAGCTCGCCTATTTTCATACTCGTTCGCTACCTTTCGCTTATTCCTACCAATAATATTATTACTTCAGTCATCGTTATTCTCAGCGCAATACTGGATTGTGTTACTGATGGGGTTATCTTTGCATTCAAACAGAGCAATTACCGCTGCTAAATCAAACAACTAGACGCGGATTAAAACGATCAAGACGATTTATTGCAGCAGTTGTTGAGCACAAAGCCTATATTGACTAGAATGACGCACTTTTTTTATTTACGTACATACAGGTAATGAACATGAGCGATACTAATTCAAGACCAGCTTTACCAGATCATCTTGCAGGTAACCCACGCAGCCCACACCACGTGGCTGAGTGTTTCGAATACCCAATTGGCATTCGTCTAAATGGTAAAGAGCGTACTGATGTTGAAGAATACTGCATCAGCGAAGGTTGGGTTAAGATCCCTTCTCCTAAAGCGCTAGATCGTTTTGGCCAGCCAATGCTTATTACTCTTAAAGGCACAGTAGAAGCTTTCTACATCGAAGATTAATCACTTCGTGTAACTCGATAATGCCGAGTACAAACGCTGTTGTATAGAAGGGTCTAGAGAAATCTAGGCCCTTTTTTTATCCTTATTCATACCGCCTTACATATAGCTTTAATCGATTCAACAGTCGTTTAGATGGATCTCGCATTACCAGTTTAACTCTTCTTCTGT of the Vibrio lentus genome contains:
- a CDS encoding lysine N(6)-hydroxylase/L-ornithine N(5)-oxygenase family protein, giving the protein MTKQIKEYDVLGVGFGPANLSIAIALEEQAKDKGLSYCFLEQKSHFEWHGGMLLDGTRMQISCLKDLVTLRNPTSPYSFVNYLHTKDRLNAFINLGSMNPSRVEFNDYLTWVANQFSERVNYGQRVIDIEAIDENGHSSKVKVTSTDIHGNQTVRIAKNLIVGMGGMPKLPKQFEGHDNEQIIHSSKYKAWRETLKPNSEPKIAIVGAGQSAAEIFVDLTNRYADGEVHMVNRRFALHPADDSPFVNEVFDPEFTDHMYESTQEQRDHILSRFSATNYSVVDTEELNAIYELLYLQKVTGEGNHQHLRCHDIQEVAQKDDKVALRLNDTINKTQAWNEYDAIILATGYRYDEFNQMLSSIEPLIDSKSVGRSYQLDMKPSCDVKIFLQGCCESSHGLSDTLLSVLAVRSKEIVDALLSSSNQTVETEKA
- a CDS encoding DUF3297 family protein: MSDTNSRPALPDHLAGNPRSPHHVAECFEYPIGIRLNGKERTDVEEYCISEGWVKIPSPKALDRFGQPMLITLKGTVEAFYIED
- a CDS encoding GNAT family N-acetyltransferase — translated: MTGSHQPLNTLPEGQSVSLSEAQDRYCVEVSSGVVEVVRETNQFWRLTQMTALNTEQLSAFALLFSANPEIRTIELGLFRSEVLDSLCFETAEGLKVLWREAIMQVPELWLKNRHRTLYPHKQILDAAGYHPARPKPLLGELYRRYIPDLNAVLTLEGLDVDKHLTFFNKWQNSQRVANFWEQTGSLEEHRKYLEESVKNNKNQLLVVCLDNQPFAYIEVYWTKEDRIAPYYAAGDYDRGIHMLVGEESHRGAHKVAAWLPSVCHFIYLSDPRTEKIVSEPRADNDKMIGYLQKYGFAKVKEFEFPHKRAALMCQLKDSFFSNEF
- a CDS encoding TonB-dependent siderophore receptor; protein product: MRTPTALAVALVVSSGMVQANEDETVVVIGQQLEDSSVGPDFSYVGLSSRTATKTDVALGETPRAISIVTREQMDDRASISIADALQYTPSIQANYFGEDNKQDWFVIRGFKQANSGLYQDGTRLYSSGFYSWQIDPFGLERVEILRGPGSALYGQTPPGGVINVISKRPQFDGGSGQFAIEYGTDDRKQISLDVNSEVNDKMAFRLQALGRKNGSRVDGVEAERIFIAPSLAYKFTDDTKITLLTSYQKDDSDPYLQFLPMEGTLTSNPNGTISDSTALGNTDWETFEREQISVGYEFEHHFNDRTYFMQNTRYSQMDINLRQMYYSQYVGDTALAPYDPTRSSIIRQASTEEGTSDAFNIDNRLIHKFTTGSVEHTLLTGIDYQSIDIDSKDYAADPIIGDGNSLLPVPGVGNIPNPIFNVFDPSYSTNVALLNPTTFAPLDESDRQTTKTKNNQLGLYLQDQMMIADKWAVQIGVRYDDSQNKTHNTTTGAKTKVDNEEWTTNFGVAYLMDSGFTPYASYAQSFNPIIQLDQNGDPAKPERGEQYEVGLKYQPSSFDGYFNIAAFEVSKENLARQVAGQLTQIGEVRNRGLELEAVANVTEALTLIGNVSFIDSEITEDATSSNVGNTPSQIADQLASAWANYRFLNGPLDGLTIGAGARYVGDSYADNTETNKVSSYTLFDATLSYRIEDYKFQVAAKNLADKEYVATCDYYCFYGDRRNVIASVTYDW